In Bradysia coprophila strain Holo2 unplaced genomic scaffold, BU_Bcop_v1 contig_391, whole genome shotgun sequence, the genomic window CGCAAATTGAGTATCGCCTAGGAAAGACGGATGAACAGTCATTTAGTAtgcgttttttttgtaattttcacttATAAATATTTCCATAACAAAAGCTTACCAGTTGTTGATTCTGTGTGAAAACACTATTTGGTATGTATATTGAAGAATAAGTTACATCCAAAATCTCTAACCGCCGAAAAAATTTCTGGGACCTCGGTGCAAAGATAATATTGCCGAAAACAATCAGCTCTCGCAGATTCAGACATAACAACGGCAAATCGATCATCACGGCGCAGTTTGCATTCCAGCACGAATTTTGTAACGTCAACACCTCCAACCGCCTCAATACTGGTGTCAGAATTGTCAACGGCATCCAGCATATCTCACcaagaattgaaaattcaattaaatttggtcCGACTGTTTCCGTTAACAATCGAAAGAATTTCGTTAGTGAGCTGGCTCCATATTTTAAGTCGACTTTAAGGTCAATTTGTCTTAAATTTGTTCCGATTTTACGTAGTGTTCTGACCGCAGCGACTATGTCTTCGGGTGTGCCAATGTAACACATATACGATTTCTTGTGACGGAAAAGCCTTTTCGCCACATTTTCCAGCCTTGTACACGTTTGGCTAACAGCTACGATTTCCTCAGCGTCGAGATACCGGCACAGATGAAATAAACAAtcgtcgtttaattttaaaatattcattttcgtttACTTTGAcactcgaaaattttcaattgatggagccaaaataaatttgtttttaaagcACTTCTTCCGTTGACTACCTATTGGTCACTATTGGTTGTTCATAATGAAGTGTTACACTCAAGGGTACGATGATTCTCTATACCTCGTGTGCTGTAATGCGTTTAAAAGCAGTGATAAGAAACGAATAGAAAGAGACAAAAAGTGGCGAACGGGTGATAAATAGATATAAATGGTCTACATGGATCGTGTGATCATCTCTATAGAATGCACATAATTCAAATGGTATTAGGCTAACGTGGAGGTGAAAGTTTTGAATATTCGGTTCTGCTCAAAATAAATCAGGGTCCATTAATTTACATATTGTTGAAGGaatcaatttttgtaatcaatgacattgcaattttgacgagtggagAGGTCGGCACGAAGGGGCTGACATGATTATTTGAGATATTATATTATCTAATTCAAAACTATCTCAAAAGAGCGTTTCATCCAACCTTTTACATGTTACGGAAAggattcttttgttttatttttctaaaaagttttttatgcaaattatggGAGAGAGGGCGCTTCGCTCATATGAAATGTGCATTTATATtgcctaattcaaatttatgttttgacGAATAAAAATACTGCCCCTCCCTTCGGGGTCGGGCCATAACGTAtccactcgtcaaaatgaaaatttggcaCCACGGACGTAATGTATTTTAGTGcttgccccatgcgaaaattgtttcttacatatcaatttggcccatgcgaaaatgatctattacaTGAGGTATATTTGCATGACACTATCGACAGGTAAACTCTATTTTTCGCGGGGTGCTCAGTCACTCACGGAAAACGAGTTTTCGTGTGGTACAACCAGATGAAGAAGAATAATGcatcatctgaaatattttatgcctTACAACatagaaacgaaaataattattgatgtttttggttttttgacACAAATTTTGCAGCAGCGTGAGTTCAATGTAGCAAAAACCATTCAATGACAACATGCCACCAACTTGCGATCGTTGTGACGAGACTAACGTAACATCATTATTGTTGTCGGgatcttttttttgtagaagtGAGAGCCGATCTCGGCGGTATACTAGATTTTTTGCATATGTTTTCTTGGTTTTGTCTACGGATATAATATAAGTTTTTATTCTGCGTTAAGAAATTGATATGTATGTAAGGATCAATTGTTTTGGGCAAGCAATAATATAGAATGCAGTGCATGCTGCTGACGTGATTCcttaattttgaaacaatttcgaGATACTCGCAACCTCACTCGTGTGTTGTTGAGCAActtgcttcggtaactgttagtttcgacaagtgtagttacatacctcgccttcggctcggatatacaaactctacacttgtctcaactaacagttaccgaagcttgttgctcaacaACAACACACTTGTGAGGTTGCTcttatctcaaaattgttccctcatgtaatgaatcattttcgcagcatgcactgtaacctactattacATATCACGTAATTTTTGATACTAGTTTCTTTCCTTCTTTAGTTTAGCTATGCTTTTTGGTATGTAATATGACACTGGATAATCACTCATTCTCGACTTCGTTGCCAACAAACGATGATCAGTCGTTTAGAAAACTTTATGTCGCTGTACGTAGCAACTTATATTGAGAGGGTCTGACTCAGGGCCGATTTTAAGGAattgaattcttaaatttcccaaaaattccttttcctaaaaatttggtgaaatatcaaaaattacacCTAAAATTAGGTATTTGGCTCTAAGATAGCCAAAACAACTGGAACAA contains:
- the LOC119082182 gene encoding uncharacterized protein LOC119082182, whose amino-acid sequence is MNILKLNDDCLFHLCRYLDAEEIVAVSQTCTRLENVAKRLFRHKKSYMCYIGTPEDIVAAVRTLRKIGTNLRQIDLKVDLKYGASSLTKFFRLLTETVGPNLIEFSILGEICWMPLTILTPVLRRLEVLTLQNSCWNANCAVMIDLPLLCLNLRELIVFGNIIFAPRSQKFFRRLEILDVTYSSIYIPNSVFTQNQQLAILNLRRCMTTHSIDLRYFDTWLINLVKLNLDIGLIEDPIENLPLLSNFQSLNSLELFSIPAAVFNDIIKILETLVRLHEIVLQCHLPRIDAQFLSVQESLAGMASKLTQLRSFITVSIDWTAESVSNFVHRARNLTYLDFWSGGVDNYKLTPEFIRSLAKIRRSMVGIMHPLHLKLRIKDKDFKQVFNEPDVASMIILTK